GATTTTTCCCCGGAACCTTGCCGGTAGGGGAGTCAAAGACCGCCTTGAAGTGCCGGGGTGTAAGCAGACGCTTTTCCCGACTGAAGTCCTGACTCACCTCCAGTGCCGGATTATCAAACTGCCAGACGCGCACGACCTTTGGCGCGACGACGCGACAGGACGGCACGACCGTTCTTGGTAGCCATGCGAGCACGGAAACCGTGGGTACGAGCG
This genomic stretch from Pseudomonas sp. Os17 harbors:
- the rpmH gene encoding 50S ribosomal protein L34, with protein sequence MKRTFQPSTIKRARTHGFRARMATKNGRAVLSRRRAKGRARLAV